The following proteins are co-located in the Saccharomycodes ludwigii strain NBRC 1722 chromosome V, whole genome shotgun sequence genome:
- the CPS1 gene encoding Gly-Xaa carboxypeptidase (similar to Saccharomyces cerevisiae YJL172W | CPS1 | CarboxyPeptidase yscS), which translates to MAIKLQEYNELPQSSKNSIQKLISNRKRILSLVSIFAFLFLLLTLRPHPSYFLKAVDGNGSLCPKIEPMSPSYVNNSIEKILYDPEFKEKSIKKFSGALKIPTVVQDINPPPSEDLEFWSAFFDFHQYLEKTFPLIYATLKVEKVNEVGLLYTWEGTNPSLKPMMLTAHQDVVPVNPDTWNDWSYGPFSGTYDPITNTLWGRGSLDCKNLLIAELEAVEELISNGYIPERTVLLAFGFDEESSGVLGASHIGPFVLERYGKDGIYSIVDEGFGVAKINDNLYVATPITAEKGYVDVEIQVKGHGGHSSIPPKHTNVGVAANFVSLLEYHPFKPQYTPSNPVWSFLYCLAEHDENLTPAAKKTILASKESKKEQKKLLSYLSDIFEFKELIRTSQAVDIFNGGIKSNALPEGATVVVNHRIETGSNVKDTIDHDLDIATTVARKFGYGLVFQGETLIPETPLGFIEVTTTNKSLEPAPRSPKEGSPVWEVFSRTIQDVFGTWVFRDGDIDFYVSESQASFNTDTRYYWDLTKNIYRFFGSVITADQFSLFHSVNEHIEYSAHLSAVGFIYEYILNVNEHASGES; encoded by the coding sequence ATGGCTATTAAGTTACAAGAGTATAATGAACTTCCTCAAAGCTCTAAAAACTcaattcaaaaattaatttcaaatagAAAGCGTATACTTTCTTTGGTTTCTATATTtgcttttttgtttctgttACTCACTCTTAGACCACACCCATCgtattttttgaaagcTGTTGATGGCAATGGGTCATTATGTCCCAAAATAGAACCAATGTCTCCAAGCTATGTTAACAattcaattgaaaaaattttgtatGACCCAGAATTCAAGGAAAAATCCATCAAGAAATTCTCCGGTGCACTAAAAATCCCAACTGTTGTTCAAGACATTAATCCTCCACCAAGTGAAGATCTTGAATTTTGGTCTGCCTTTTTCGATTTCCACCAATACTTGGAAAAAACTTTCCCATTGATATATGCAACTTTGAAAGttgaaaaagttaatgAAGTTGGTTTGTTGTACACTTGGGAAGGTACTAATCCAAGTTTGAAGCCAATGATGTTAACTGCTCATCAAGATGTTGTTCCAGTTAACCCAGACACTTGGAATGACTGGTCTTATGGACCATTCAGCGGCACATATGACCCAATTACCAATACCTTATGGGGTAGGGGTTCTTTAGACTGTAAAAACTTGCTAATTGCTGAATTGGAAGCTGTTGAAGAGTTAATTTCTAATGGGTACATTCCTGAAAGAACAGTTTTGTTAGCTTTTGGATTTGACGAAGAATCTAGTGGTGTGCTTGGCGCATCTCATATTGGGCCTTTTGTTTTAGAAAGATATGGTAAAGATGGCATTTATTCTATTGTTGACGAAGGTTTTGGTGTTGCCAAGATCAATGATAACTTATACGTTGCCACTCCAATTACTGCAGAAAAAGGATATGTTGATGTCGAGATTCAGGTAAAGGGACACGGCGGTCACTCATCTATCCCACCAAAGCACACTAATGTTGGTGTTGCCGCCAATTTTGTTTCCCTTTTAGAATACCATCCATTTAAACCACAATATACTCCTTCCAACCCTGTTTGGAGCTTTTTGTATTGTTTGGCTGAACATGACGAAAACTTGACGCCGGctgcaaaaaaaactattttgGCCTCTAAGGAATCCAAAAAGgaacaaaagaaattattatcttATTTGAGTGACATATTTGAATTCAAGGAATTGATTAGAACATCTCAAGCTGTTGATATATTCAACGGTGGGATCAAATCCAACGCTTTGCCAGAAGGTGCAACCGTTGTTGTTAACCATAGAATCGAAACAGGTTCTAATGTTAAAGATACTATTGATCATGATTTGGACATAGCAACAACTGTTGCCAGAAAGTTTGGTTATGGTTTAGTTTTCCAAGGCGAAACTTTAATTCCAGAAACTCCCTTGGGCTTCATTGAAGTTACTACCACCAACAAATCCTTGGAGCCGGCTCCAAGATCACCAAAAGAAGGTTCTCCTGTTTGGGAAGTTTTTAGTCGTACCATTCAAGATGTTTTCGGTACCTGGGTGTTCCGCGATGGTGATATTGACTTTTATGTTTCTGAATCCCAAGCTTCTTTCAACACCGATACCAGATATTACTGGGATCTAACCAAGAACATATATAGATTTTTCGGCTCTGTTATTACTGCGGATCAATTTAGTTTATTTCATTCAGTTAACGAGCATATTGAATATTCTGCTCATTTGTCTGCCGttggttttatttatgaatatattttaaatgttaACGAGCACGCTAGTGGTGAGTCATAG
- the STE3 gene encoding Ste3p (similar to Saccharomyces cerevisiae YKL178C | STE3 | STErile) translates to MTYQPTVIVLSTLALILLIPPFAWHLKCKNVSAIILIFWLFIINLKSVVDISIWGTPNFASGWEGYGWCDIMIKFVIGANVGIPCCIARIIYQLTEILKADHLLPDKSSWKYICKDILLVLTNSIISMGLSYLVQVSRYGIVEYSGCQNILSATWVTLVVYSLWGFLWSFLGFILALRLMFIFHRKRKDVSDILHCTNSGLNLARFARLLIFCLVIILIMFPITLYGFIETCLTITGKYSFKETHLRATWFIIYKIPQSKPLYSIWIFQLMAYLNFLIFGLGSDAINLYLKFFYSIGFKPIIDKYRSWKLNRKMWKKQKLVGEFLATNVEQHLDISISDSQENSELSLAKILNDSKFTRKHSASTPIYDLELNDENYTEEQETFITDYTVSDRNVTKSEVDPGFGTYELNDLFTRSTTNNWSRTSSNSGSSNSNNDNNNYKGERSSKGWPLTHLYRFGSKSGNENIEITSANSENDDSPLTERRMANLPELNPKRDNQINEVNFHYKIQRK, encoded by the coding sequence atgacTTATCAGCCTACAGTTATAGTATTATCAACGTTAGCacttatattattaataccaCCATTTGCCTGGCATTTAAAATGCAAAAATGTTTCAGcaataattttgattttttggctatttataataaactTGAAAAGTGTAGTAGATATTTCGATATGGGGGACTCCTAATTTTGCATCTGGATGGGAGGGTTATGGTTGGTGTGATATAATGattaaatttgttattggtgCGAATGTTGGAATCCCGTGTTGTATTGCTAGAATAATTTATCAACTAActgaaattttaaaagccGACCACCTTTTGCCGGACAAATCTTCTTGGAAATATATTTGCAAGGATATTTTACTCGTTTTGACCAATTCAATTATTTCTATGGGGTTGTCATATTTAGTGCAAGTTTCAAGGTATGGGATAGTGGAATACAGTGGATGTCAGAACATTTTATCTGCTACATGGGTGACACTTGTTGTATATTCTTTGTGGGGATTTTTATGGTCTTTTCTTGGTTTTATACTGGCTTTAAGGTtgatgtttatttttcataggaaaaggaaagatGTCAGTGATATTTTACACTGTACCAATTCTGGTTTAAATTTAGCGAGGTTTGCTagattattaattttctgTCTGGTTATTATACTAATTATGTTCCCTATCACTTTGTATGGCTTTATTGAAACATGCTTAACTATTACTGGTAAGTATAGCTTTAAAGAAACTCATTTGAGAGCGACTtggtttattatatataaaattccTCAAAGCAAACCGCTTTATAGTATTTGGATTTTCCAATTAATGGcctatttaaattttttaatttttggatTGGGTTCAGACgctataaatttatatctaaaatttttctATTCCATTGGTTTTAAACCTATTATCGATAAATATAGAAGTTGGAAACTTAATAGAAAAATGtggaaaaaacaaaaacttgTCGGTGAATTTCTAGCAACCAATGTTGAGCAACATTTAGATATAAGTATATCTGATAGCCAAGAAAATAGTGAGCTTTCATTAGCAAAGATATTAAATGATTCAAAGTTTACTAGAAAACACTCCGCCTCCACACCTATATATGATTTAGAATTGAATGACGAGAATTACACTGAAGAACAAGAAACATTCATAACGGATTACACTGTATCCGACAGAAACGTTACAAAGAGTGAAGTTGACCCCGGTTTTGGGACTTATGAATTAAACGATTTGTTTACAAGATCAACAACTAATAATTGGAGTCGTACAAGCAGTAatagtggtagtagcaaTAGTAACAATGACAATAACAACTATAAAGGCGAAAGATCGAGTAAAGGTTGGCCATTAACTCATTTATATCGCTTTGGCTCCAAATCAGGGAATGaaaatatagaaataaCAAGTGCCAATAGCGAAAATGATGATTCTCCTTTAACTGAAAGACGAATGGCAAATTTACCTGAGCTTAATCCAAAACGTGATAACCAAATTAACGAAGTCAATTTCCATTATAAGAtccaaagaaaataa
- the TOH1 gene encoding Toh1p (similar to Saccharomyces cerevisiae YJL171C | TOH1 | TOS One Homolog) — MLPLLSSVLLLFLTLSQNVSGASNQIIQKRSSNQVYDQIFFSNVGFNGYYSPVTSLGDNDTCSCEIGDNVYFSGTNSPLNEPVSVHFRGPLILHKFAYYTSDNFIINEDNSSDWTRDAYFDAASSAAENVTFLTKAGDSSACLGKALTYADSDGISSATSNTLLGNGTLITSDQEYVIFSNISCSKSGFDNDCGVYRDGIPAYHGYYGTTKMFLFEFEMPTETQKNSSSFSYYDMPAIWLLNANIPRTSQYPGSVNCSCWASGCGEFDIFEVMNGTQKNNFYSTFHTYQGIEDLGTGIQSYGHIVRDDSNVMKGGVIFDSNGDTVVFMSNDTSFDTTVSSSNISSILKEEDEVLSATLATITNSYSTSSTKSSKSKNFGVSGFDKLNGVWYYAVTIFTALLNLLL; from the coding sequence atgttaCCGTTGTTATCCTCAGTATTGCTCTTATTTTTGACTCTATCTCAAAATGTTTCAGGTGCATCAAAccaaattattcaaaagaGAAGCTCTAACCAAGTATATgaccaaatatttttcagtaATGTAGGTTTCAATGGTTATTACAGTCCAGTTACGTCACTTGGTGATAATGATACTTGTTCCTGTGAGATTGGTGATAACGTTTATTTTTCTGGTACAAACAGTCCATTGAATGAACCCGTTTCGGTACATTTTAGAGGTCCTTTAATTTTACACAAATTTGCGTACTATACTTCTGacaatttcattattaatgaaGATAATTCCTCCGATTGGACCAGAGATGCCTATTTTGATGCAGCATCATCAGCTGCTGAAAACGTTACCTTTTTAACGAAAGCTGGTGATTCTTCTGCTTGTTTGGGTAAGGCTTTGACCTATGCTGATAGTGATGGTATTAGCTCAGCCACCAGTAATACTTTATTGGGTAATGGTACATTAATCACTTCTGATCAGGAATATGTTATCTTTTCTAATATTTCATGTTCTAAATCAGGCTTTGACAATGATTGTGGTGTCTACAGAGACGGTATTCCAGCTTATCATGGTTATTATGGTACtacaaaaatgtttttatttgaattcGAAATGCCAACTgaaacacaaaaaaatagctCTAGTTTCTCGTATTATGATATGCCTGCCATTTGGTTATTAAACGCTAATATTCCAAGAACTTCTCAATACCCAGGTAGCGTTAATTGTTCCTGTTGGGCTAGTGGTTGTGGTGAGTTTGATATTTTCGAAGTTATGAATGGtacccaaaaaaataacttttattCCACTTTCCATACTTACCAAGGTATTGAAGATTTAGGTACTGGTATCCAATCTTATGGTCACATTGTTAGAGATGATAGCAATGTTATGAAAGGTGGGGTTATATTTGATAGTAATGGTGATACTGTTGTTTTTATGTCTAATGATACTTCATTTGATACCACTGTTAGCTCGTCTAACATTAGCAGTATTTTGAAGGAAGAAGATGAGGTTTTATCTGCTACTTTGGCTACTATCACCAACAGTTATTCAACTTCATCTACTAAATCTAGCAAATCCAAGAATTTTGGTGTCTCTGGttttgataaattgaaTGGCGTTTGGTATTACGCAGTTACTATCTTCACTGCTCTATTAAACTTGCTTTTAtga
- the KRE9 gene encoding Kre9p (similar to Saccharomyces cerevisiae YJL174W | KRE9 | Killer toxin REsistant), which yields MIFLINFILFLQTLVTLTKADIDIVSPKADAVFTATSTSSTVTIELEWIDDGSYPNIDKITSISLLLCTGANTKINCFKTLANAIPISDVTVDSDESTYTVEIDASVSGNGQYYLQVFALYDGIGYTIHYSPRFELSGMSGTVTSYTYSDSTQPAAQYYITSESSASTTQTESIDTSASFTVPYTLQTGHTRFAPMQMQPSSKVTATTWTRRFPTSKVTFYSSFNMKGTYYMSTITPGWSYTITSDVNYATPASFPIDNGGWYDPTKKLSLTPRKLNLQNLLSSTKGNGTTSNTSS from the coding sequence atgatatttcttataaactttatattatttttacaaacTTTGGTAACATTAACAAAAGCAGATATTGACATTGTATCGCCAAAAGCAGATGCTGTGTTCACAGCAACGAGTACATCCTCTACAGTTACTATTGAGCTTGAATGGATTGACGATGGCAGTTATCCTAACATAGACAAAATAACTTCAATAAGCTTACTATTATGTACTGGGGCTAAtactaaaattaattgttttaaaacGTTAGCCAATGCTATACCAATTTCAGACGTTACTGTGGACTCGGATGAATCTACTTATACTGTTGAAATAGATGCATCGGTTTCTGGGAATGGTCAATATTATCTTCAAGTGTTTGCTCTATACGATGGAATTGGATACACTATTCACTATTCGCCCAGATTTGAATTATCTGGTATGAGTGGTACTGTTACCTCCTATACTTACTCAGATTCAACTCAACCTGCAGCACAGTATTATATCACCTCAGAGAGTTCTGCAAGTACAACACAAACGGAAAGTATTGATACCTCAGCATCTTTTACCGTTCCATACACATTACAAACTGGACATACTAGATTTGCTCCAATGCAAATGCAGCCATCTTCAAAAGTAACCGCTACTACATGGACAAGGAGATTCCCAACTAGTAAAGTTACATTCTATTCAAGTTTTAATATGAAGGGAACTTATTACATGTCAACCATTACTCCTGGTTGGAGTTACACTATAACCAGTGATGTGAATTATGCCACACCTGCTAGCTTTCCCATTGATAATGGTGGTTGGTATGACCCTACCAAAAAACTAAGTTTAACACCAAGAAAGTTAAACTTACAAAACCTACTCTCATCGACAAAGGGTAACGGGACTACAAGTAATACCAGCAGTTAA
- the RFA3 gene encoding Rfa3p (similar to Saccharomyces cerevisiae YJL173C | RFA3 | Replication Factor A) translates to MSNASTIITKRIDPSELSLFQGHVVRLICKIVSQPNNGSIVLESPSENGMIRLEQVKIPSEINDRITQERKEAGIKWFEFICRVGDMGDLSLIILDVVSCVLPNNEELSVDGLVCLNKLTKKISDVYG, encoded by the coding sequence ATGAGTAACGCTTCAACAATAATTACCAAAAGAATTGATCCAAGTgaattatctttatttcaGGGTCATGTTGTGAGATTAATCTGCAAAATAGTTAGCCAGCCAAATAATGGGTCCATTGTATTAGAAAGCCCCAGCGAAAATGGTATGATTAGATTAGAACAAGTTAAAATTCCAAGTGAGATAAATGATAGAATAACAcaggaaagaaaagaggCTGGTATTAAATGGTTTGAATTTATATGCCGTGTTGGTGATATGGGTGATTTATCCTTAATTATATTAGACGTTGTTTCTTGTGTTCTGCCTAATAATGAAGAATTAAGTGTAGATGGCTTAGTTTgcttaaataaattgaccaaaaaaatatcagatGTTTATGGTTAA
- the SWI3 gene encoding Swi3p (similar to Saccharomyces cerevisiae YJL176C | SWI3 | SWItching deficient) → MENTLESNADNNETNSETKQNHLENNQLEQGVNEKKIEAEEKLIDRAQENEEKMTQYEQQQGMKNAKYVEEEQNINSTEEKGVIDTENIFQDTATNIESDIFPVSGNENTLNTEQADSGNTIQTAKEDEEEKQATPGLPEQGSEETKQEKQGEEEKQGEEEKQGEEEKQGEEEKQGEEAEQQQELGEQKLQEDAIVDNTKDSKNPPEHSNETSSDPLHMDDNNASVINVEAVSHNLGDRPIVLETKFDYNAEKSQEEIGKTEENGQQQQEEAKEMIKESNDANTVNDGDNSAEKDSANDNVEHSDIEMKDAVADNEAISYLNETKDALEPNDNKPKDIKNTDYQESGMEQQQEKRLENDAITSSFGMKSNDSVAESNRKEGTEEITDIKQKERGKETEGNKETEDDKKTESDKETEDDKKTENDKETEDDKKTKDDKQKEGDKQKESEKENVVKEEEQIFDYTIPQIHDIVIPSYSKWFDLTKIHEIERENLPEFFTNRIPSKTPQVYIKYRNFMVNSYRINPEEYFTFTAARRNLCGDSGAILRIHKFLNRWGLLNYQVDASKKPNKLVEPPFTGDFEVKHDSPRGLFPFQSYKPAVQLPDLMRLRKLMDKQLSEKESQLPSPPSTKLEPLSHNANEVHSIGNDNTEINRKKRKLDLGSTLAEKDWTEQELQSLIKYVSEFATSDSKSVTGDVWMKIASKLGNKTPEQCILKFLQLPLEDPFLYDGDLGPLKFAPHLPFSKADNPVMSTLSFLVGLLNAEDVKSLIDAVHERKRAKIESEPETNAEGKNKNGGSEELDLKDGFHVALASLGMRANVFSNNEEREMHNIANEIINLQMTKNDLKMNKVKHLEKEFQLRENKLIKEREKFILEKLSFNKHIHDIMRKLNANDVEGAKDCLKGFSAFITTPATKNTEATGNINQNGEHNINDKSDETTNGETVKPISIEAPQCYRYWSG, encoded by the coding sequence ATGGAAAATACTTTAGAATCCAATGCTGACAATAATGAAACTAATAGtgaaacaaaacaaaatcatcTAGAAAATAATCAATTAGAACAAGGTgtaaacgaaaaaaaaatagaagcAGAAGAAAAACTGATAGATAGAGCccaagaaaatgaagaaaaaatgacaCAATATGAACAACAACAGGGCATGAAGAATGCAAAATACgtagaagaagaacaaaatataaacagtACAGAGGAAAAAGGTGTTATTGATacagaaaatattttccaagACACTGCTACTAATATTGAGTCAGATATTTTCCCTGTTTCTGGTAATGAAAATACTTTAAATACTGAACAAGCTGATAGTGGTAATACGATACAAACTGCaaaagaagatgaagaggaaaaaCAAGCTACTCCTGGATTACCTGAGCAAGGAAGTGAGGAGACcaaacaagaaaaacaaggagaagaagaaaaacaagGAGAAGAGGAAAAACAAGGAGAAGAGGAAAAACAAGGAGAAGAGGAAAAACAAGGAGAAGAAGCAGAACAACAGCAGGAGCTTGGAGAGCAAAAACTTCAAGAAGATGCTATAGTTGATAATACTAAAGACTCAAAAAACCCGCCTGAACATTCTAATGAAACATCCAGCGATCCTCTTCATATGGATGATAACAATGCTTCTGTAATAAATGTAGAAGCCGTTAGTCACAATTTAGGCGACAGACCAATAGTTTTAGAAACGaaatttgattataatGCAGAGAAGAGTCAAGAGGAAATAGGCAAAACAGAAGAAAACGgacaacaacagcaagaAGAAGCGAAAGAAATGATTAAAGAGTCAAACGATGCTAATACTGTCAACGACGGTGATAATAGTGCAGAAAAGGACTCTGCTAACGATAATGTAGAGCATAGTGATATTGAAATGAAAGATGCTGTTGCTGATAATGAAGCTATCAgttatttaaatgaaacAAAAGATGCTTTAGAGCCTAACGATAACAAGCCAAAAGACATAAAAAATACCGATTATCAAGAAAGTGGGAtggaacaacaacaagaaaaacGACTAGAAAATGATGCTATTACCTCTTCTTTTGGGATGAAATCAAATGATAGTGTTGCTGAATCCAACAGAAAAGAGGGGACTGAGGAAATAACtgatattaaacaaaaagagCGTGGTAAAGAAACGGAAGGGAATAAAGAGACAGaagatgataaaaaaaccGAAAGCGATAAAGAAACAGaagatgataaaaaaaccGAAAACGATAAAGAAACAGaagatgataaaaaaacaaaagatgataaacaaaaagaaggcgataaacaaaaagaaagtgaaaaggaaaatgtAGTAAAAGAGGAAGAACAAATATTTGACTACACAATTCCGCAAATACACGACATTGTTATCCCATCGTATTCCAAATGGTTTGATTTGACTAAAATACATGAGATTGAAAGAGAAAACTTGCCTgaattttttacaaatagAATTCCATCTAAAACGCCCCAAGTTTACATTAAATATCGTAACTTCATGGTTAATTCATATAGAATCAATCCGGAAGAATATTTCACCTTTACAGCAGCCCGTAGGAACTTGTGCGGCGATTCTGGCGCTATTCTTCGTATtcataaatttttgaatagGTGGGGACTACTTAATTACCAAGTTGATGCATcaaaaaaaccaaacaaGTTAGTAGAACCACCGTTTACAGGTGATTTTGAAGTCAAACATGATTCACCAAGAGGGCTTTTCCCATTTCAAAGCTACAAACCTGCGGTTCAATTACCTGATTTAATGAGATTAAGAAAGTTAATGGATAAACAATTATCTGAAAAAGAATCACAATTACCCTCCCCGCCATCAACAAAGCTGGAACCCCTTTCACACAATGCTAATGAAGTACATAGTATTGGTAACGATAACACTGAAATTAACAGGAAAAAACGTAAATTGGACCTTGGCTCGACATTAGCTGAGAAAGATTGGACCGAACAAGAATTACAAtctttgataaaatatgtAAGTGAATTTGCAACTTCTGACTCTAAATCAGTTACTGGTGATGTCTGGATGAAAATTGCATCCAAGCTTGGGAACAAAACACCAGAGCAATGcattttaaagtttttgcAGTTGCCATTAGAAGACCCATTTTTGTATGACGGAGATCTAGGTCCACTAAAGTTTGCTCCACATTTACCATTTTCTAAGGCGGACAATCCTGTGATGAGTACTTTATCGTTTTTAGTTGGTTTGCTTAACGCAGAAGATGTCAAATCTTTAATAGATGCTGTTCATGAAAGGAAAAGGGCCAAAATCGAAAGTGAACCCGAAACTAATGCCGAgggaaaaaacaaaaatggcGGCAGTGAAGAACTAGACTTGAAAGATGGGTTCCATGTTGCGTTGGCTAGTTTGGGCATGAGGGCAAatgttttttctaataacgAAGAACGTGAAATGCATAACATAGCCAACGAAATCATTAATCTGCAAATGACTAAgaatgatttaaaaatgaataaagtGAAGCATTTGGAAAAAGAGTTTCAATtaagagaaaataaattaatcaaagaaagagaaaagtttattttagaaaaattaagCTTCAATAAACATATCCATGATATTATGAGGAAATTGAATGCAAATGATGTAGAAGGCGCCAAAGATTGTTTGAAAGGGTTTTCTGCATTCATAACTACCCCAGCTACTAAAAACACTGAAGCTACAGGTAATATTAACCAAAACGGCGAACATAACATCAATGACAAAAGTGACGAAACTACTAATGGAGAGACTGTTAAACCGATTTCTATAGAAGCCCCACAATGTTATAGATACTGGTCTGGTTAA
- the ASG7 gene encoding Asg7p (similar to Saccharomyces cerevisiae YJL170C | ASG7 | a-Specific Gene), producing MSSALFLEIPTTSLVDREQITATYRCECKACGKSIQVVPKLLRFYIYGFILPFFWIYVISIYLYNYHLIKIFIKIKIIEEHSIGVKFPKIKDFPTDYEFQESYQTRLKYTIPENIIHDLNYIENCNNNKSHKTISTKQKLSENKFKEEYDYSKQNVVRPGTIMVDNLHFTDNLSAETLKNENGLYLDVDGINATENEVFYKSTKDKNNCKTKEDSEALQTLDNNDLNLMKINYGLKIANEVMEYHDYLHNCHLKWVINCLVSLIGYIVLVIMIICLIVY from the coding sequence atGAGTAGcgctttatttttggaaataccAACAACATCATTAGTCGATAGAGAGCAAATAACAGCTACTTATAGATGCGAATGCAAAGCTTGTGGCAAATCAATCCAGGTTGTTCCAAAATTATTGAGGTTTTACATCTATGGGTTTATATTgccatttttttggatataTGTTATTTCCATTTATTTGTACAATTATCATTTgatcaaaatatttattaagataaaaattatagaagAACATTCTATAGGTGTAAAATTCCCTAAAATCAAAGATTTCCCCACAGACTATGAATTCCAAGAGTCATACCAAACGAGACTAAAATATACAATTcctgaaaatattatccatgatttgaattatattgaaaattgcaacaataacaaaagcCACAAGACTATTAGTACTAAACAAAAGCTgagtgaaaataaatttaaagagGAATATGATTATTCAAAACAGAATGTAGTAAGACCTGGTACCATAATGGTGGATAATTTACATTTTACAGATAATTTATCAGCTGAAacattgaaaaatgaaaatggtCTCTATTTGGATGTTGATGGCATCAATGCGACTGAAAATGAggtattttataaaagtactaaagataaaaacaattgcAAAACAAAGGAAGACAGCGAGGCGTTACAAACATTGGACAATAATGATTTAAACTTGatgaaaattaattatGGGTTAAAGATTGCTAATGAGGTTATGGAATACCATGATTATTTGCATAATTGTCATTTAAAATGGGTTATAAATTGTTTAGTTAGTTTAATTGGTTATATAGTTTtagttattatgattatttgtttgattGTATATTGA